Part of the Haliaeetus albicilla chromosome 28, bHalAlb1.1, whole genome shotgun sequence genome, ATTTTAACATGGACCTCAACCTTGTTGTTCAGTCTGGCATAACACACTTGTCTATTAGACCTCAGAGTGATTGGGCTTCCTTGTTTATAGTCTTGGTCTTATTTTTAGGTACATTATCAGGGTTCTCAGCCTGTTTCTTTGCAGTAATGTATCCCAGCTATTGTATTCTGTTCCCTGTACTCTTATGACAATAGCTATGATTGTGTTGTGTTCCTGTGTTCTGATTAAAAGGATCATGTGGAACATTGCAAAGTAATGTGAAGtcaaggtaattttttttaataaggggaaataaaaaaaaaagtctcttcaTTTTCAGCATAGGATGGGAGACTGCCTTTCATTCCTTGGCAATTTTGCAACTggattaataatttatttctatttgcaAAGCTGATTTGAAATCCTCAGATCAGAGGGCTTGTATGTTTTATGAAGATTGCATACAGCAAATTTGGTCTTCTGCAGCTTaaaaatttaaactattttgtGTCATCTTTGGATATTTATATCATCTGTTGAGGTGCTGAAATGAGCAGCTCTCTTGACCTTCTTTCAAGCTGAATTCTATATTTTGCCCTAggattttataaaagaaaatggtcATCTTTATGAAGAAGGTCACTTCATTCCTGAGGACTTTTTTAGGCACTTTAACAGCACCATTGAGGTCTACAAGGAGTTTGCAGACATGTTGGATAAGAACGACTGTGTTCTGCCTTCAACAGTAGAAACACCAGAGAACGGTAAGATGGCTGTTATTTTGGGGAACAGAATCTAAGTAGATATAAATGGGTGattttcctttgatttcagAGATGCTAAGGATCTGATGCTGTACCTCCGTGTCTCCTTTTTACTGCCAGTTAAAATTACTACCAACACCGAAGCTTGTATTTCTGTTCTAAGTCGAGTTCGATCTGGCAGTAAAACTAGTGACATCGTTCCTTAATATAATCCAAATAACCTCACAAtactctgctctgtttcttttcatccCAAATATATCCTGGATCGtcttttcacattatttttcttatcttctATTAATGTTCTGTTTAATCTTTATAAGGCAGTAAAGGAGCCTAAGATTGCATTACTGAAAGGATAGGAAGCTAGGACAAGTTGTAAACTGCAGCAGCCTCAAGTCACCTCTATATTCATCCCACCCCTCCTGAAAAGGGTCATgtttacttcatttaaaaattttaacaaGCCTAAGTCAGGCTCCTGCAGTTCATTCTCATCCTTCCAGTAAATGgatgttttgtattttctttcactctctCTAGTCACAGCTATTAGCTTTTTAAATAGGGCAACGTATCCAGTTGCACTGTTACACCAGTAGTAACTAGAAGTAGATCAGTGCCATAACCTAAGAACTTGTTTAAAGCCATTGCTTTTCCAGAATAGCtattcagcagcagctcagtgTGTAGACACATCTGCGTCATAATAAGACTGCCTTTTTTGGCTTAATCCACTCTATAAACAACCCTGTAGCCAGATTTTGAAAACAGCCCTATAGCCACATCAGAGTAGCCCTATAGCCCATCATCTTATATAGAGGGAACTGTATTTTAAGTTACATAATGCTGACACACTCATTTTCTATTTAGATTCCAGAGTCGCtgtcacaaaaacatttttgtttcctcctgTTGCTGCCAGCTCCCTTAGGAATGACAGCATTGGCAGTAACACTAGCAGTAACAGTAAGTACAAGTGATTGAATTAATATATGTGTCTCCATTTTGTTCTGGTAGCTGGTTGTTACAAGAGCTCAGAGGAAAAGAATGTCATTAATTGTGCAAATTAATGGGAAGTTACTTGTGCCTGATGGTGTACCATGTGTTTCTCAGCTGTCATACTGAAATGCAATAAACTTATCTAATCAAAATTTAGAGATGCTATCAAGTTACAATGATGTGACAGCTCTCTACAACTTGGAGAGGGCAGGTGTCTTCGTTTTGGCTGTCGCGAGGGCTCACTAGTCATATGGCCTCAGCAAACTTGTCTGTCCCAGACACCTCGTTTTAACTCTCAGAAAAGGAGGTTGCTCCGAACGAACAGAATAGCGGACCTAAATTGGGCTCAGGGTACTCATGTGGACAAAGAGGTTGCCTGTACGTTGCATTTTGAGAGTACTGTCAGTCCCAAGCTTGACACCAGTCCTGAAGACAGTTCCCCATGTTTGCTTGCTGTAGTCGGAGTAGGGCCAGCTCCACAGTCAGTGTGTTTTCGGTTGAAGTCAAGGACAAAGTCACTGCACTTTTGGCAGGCTGTAATCTCTCCAGCGTGGCCATCTCTGTGTTTCTCATCTGTCTGGGTCAGTATATTACATGACTAGTCGCTGACAGATGAGAGCGCCCGGAATTGTTGCTGTAAGAGCCTCCGTCATGAGGTCAGAAGGGATATAGGAATCTGAGGTGAAGAGAAACAGTGAAGTTTCAGGGGCTTTTAGTGACATCATGTACAACAAGGTGAATACTCCCTGGAGCTTTCCATGTGAACAAAAGAAGGGGATTTTCCTTAGAAGTTCTTGAAATGGTGGTTAAAGCTTATCCATGTTGTTGTTTCCCTTGTTCCTGTTTCCCGATGCATCAGAATGACAATGTGTTTCTCTTTTACAATTTCCCCTTGTCACTTCACAAGCATCCATGTTGTCTAAATGTGTCATGGTGAAGCGTGTGGCTGGTACTCCTTGTGCTCAAGAAAACATGGGCCAGGAGGCAGCCTGATGTAGCCTGATGGGCACAACGGTAGCTCCTGATGGTGGGACAGATATTACTAAGTTTGTGTTTCTTCTCATGCTGCTTCTCTTGGGAATGTGTAATCTAGTTATTCTCTGGGTTCTTATCACCATGCATGCTGCCTCTTAGTTGGCTCACAGCTGCTGTTGGATTTGAAGCCCTTTCCTGATTGCTTTCTAATTAAGAGAAGGCCTTAAGTCATCATTTCGCAGAACCCTCTGAGTAGAAGGTTGGAACAAAAACCACCTTCGACTCCTGGCCGCCAGCCTGCCTCTCTGGAAAGGAGTAAGTCTCGCTGCCATAAATTTCTCGCCAAAAGGTCACAGAGCTGGCTGCAAATAACCTGATGAGCCCAGGGCCAATTATGAGGCACCAGGAGGGGGCTAAAGAGCACATACCTGTCCCTCTCAGGTCTGAACATGTGAgaatttttgctgttgctgctagAGGAAGAATATTCAGCTGCAGCCTGAAGCAATGGGAATGGATCAAGGAGCCAAAAGAAAGACAGATACGTTATAGGAGCAGTTCCGATGAAAGGAGTTTGATCCAGTACAGTAACAGGAGGGATGCTGGGCAGCGTGGCAGAGTGCGGCACCTGAGTCTGTACTGTGGAGAGGAGTACAGAAGCAGGTTTATTAATCTTGTTTTATAACTGGAACAGATAATCAAGTAGGGAAAAAGcctaattaaaataatgcagtaaGTCAAAGAAATTGCTTGGCTGACCATATGCTGTACAGGTGTGTTTTAACAGATTATCATTCTCTTAAGCAATTTATTGGAAAATTGGATATCAGTTAACAGCCTTATTTAGAAATGACATGAGGACTGCATGTCTGCGGCTGGGAACAGTTTGAACTCTTAATCAGCTTAAATTACATTAACTTGGATTCTGACTGGTTATACTTTAGTTATTTGTTTGGAGGTTTTTGCAGGGAGGGACCTGTGACATCTTTATTGGCATCTCTGTCTTACTCCCTGAAAATGGTCTTCAGTACTGATTTTAGTTTTGTCTTGGCTTTATTGCTgagtaagttttcttttttacttaatACCTGCCTTCTTGGAAGGAACAACAATGAACAAACCTTATTACTTCCCATGTGAATACTCCCCAGCACAGAGGACCCTGTCTGCTGGCTTCAGTCCTGTTCTCAGAACAGCACAACTAGattcacatttcaaaaatgaaaacatttggaGAAGAGGGGAGACGTGAAAAAAGCATCTCCAGACACaaactactgcatttttttttttaaatgaccctcattaattttaaacagttttaaattgagctatttaaaattaatggtTTCTAGACCATTTAGAAGCACTCACTGTTTGCAAAAGAACCCCTCTAGATTAATAATAAATTTTGAATCTATTAATAAAGTCTGTGTAGTCAGATGACTTGAACTGCTCTTAATTCTAAATTCAACTTAGACAAACCTGAAGTGCATCATCTAATAAAATCATTTGAGATAATTATCATAGAAATTGTGTATAATATAAATTAgctaaattacattttttcatgttgttgCTACATTTGTTGAAAGAGTCATATTTCATTAATTCATTGTTATTAcacaacaataaaattaaactaCTATAATAGAGTAGAATCTTGACTAAATCTACACCAGAATCTTACCCCAACTAtgtgtaaaatggaaaaattatcctgttctaattttttttttttgaatggcaGTAATGCTGTTTTCATCCTTGTAATATTGAATGTAGATCTTTGGCATGTTCCCACTCCATCTTTTCCCCCATAAAATTCTCAAAATACCACCACCCTCAATTTATTTAggctggtttgttttcttctctttgtgttACATCACTGTAGTCCAATTCAAATTCCAATTAACTGTTTAAGTCCCGGTCTCATTGATATTTCTCTGGATCATTATACCGTGCATAGTTTAGAGAATTCAGATGAGATGGTTCCTATGTAAAGAACAAGTGTGAGGGTAAGAACTCTGTAGTCCTGATCCATTTTTTCAGTGGACCAAACAATAAATAGTaggggggtttttgttgttttgttttgggtttttttttccatcagatgAATCTCATGTTGCTCTGACTAAAGCTTGAACTTACTAGCTGTTACTAACACTTCTCACTCAATTTAGTGCCATGGTATTACTTATATTTTCATGGAAAGTTCAGCgttgctttcttccatttttgcttGTAATTTCCTCACAATAATTTGGCTGTATTATTCACTACTGAACAGTTCAAAGAATGTGTAAACACAGAGAACTCTGTAACTGTTTTTAGGAAGAAGGTCTACTTTTATAGTTAAGCAAAGAATACCATAGTTTAATTCAGTAATTGCACAACAATTTGAAGATGTTCACCCATGGCTTAATGCAATTGGTGTTGCCTTCTGTGCCTTTGTTCCTTCGCTCCAAATTTACAGTTAATGGAAAACCCTAATGAACAGGTGAGAgctgctctgtatttttatagATAAGATCTTGTGGTAATTGTGTTGGAGCTGAGCAGAGGTAAACCGAAAATTCCTTTGAGAAATATACGGCCAAAAAAAATTGAGCCAGTGCTTTGAATCTTAATTGGTTGCTAAACCTACACACATGGCTCAAGGTGGAGAGCAGCTCTAACTTCATTGTGTAGTTTAGTGGCTTttcatgtaaatatattttgttcacAGGTTAATATCCCAATGTCCATGAAGACTATACATAAATCTACATCAGATGAGCTTACTTCCTAAGGGTTTCTTCCATAAGGTTCAGAGTGAGGGCTCTCAGAGGTGCTGGCCTTCTTCCACTCCCCTTTTGCACCTTGCTAGGTAGCGTCTATTTTAAGTGAATGATATACTAACTGCAAAACCAACAGTTCCTCTGGCATTGCCCGAGGAGTTCACAAAATTGCTGATACACCTGGTTCCTCCTGTTCCTTCTCCTACTCTGCCTTTACAACTGCTGGGAGTGGGAATCTTTCTGTGTAGAGCTCTAAAGCTTCTAACAGGGAAAAACTTCCCTGTGGAAGGAATAAAAACCTATTGGCAGCCAGCTTGCTTTCCTTATCTCCCTTTTCTTCATTAGGACACAGGTCGCCAGGAGGTTCTCCAGACTTGAAAATTGTCCAACCTGTTCTGTTTTAGAAGTTACTATAAATAAAAGGCACACAAAGAAACCTGCTGTGGTTCATTTCATTCTCTCCAGATCTTTCAAGAGGCTTTTTTCTGGACTtgaaagtgaaattaaataatctgttgtttggtttttaaggTAGTTATGGGTTACTTAACTTTCAAATTAATTCATAAACTATcaagttatgaaaaaaaatctgttgtcatttttaaaacacaggctGGGGAGGGTGTCACAATTTGAGTGTATTTAGGTTCTGTCCCTGGGTTGCAGATCCCCATGTGGAAAGCTAATTATGAATTCCTCTCGGTTTTCCATAGATGCTGAAGAAAGCATCTGCATTGGAGATATCTTCTCAGAAATCaaatttttccacttttagaTACCTCATTGTAAAGGGAGCTCTTCTGTTGTCTAGGACTCTCTAAAGCTGTGAAAAATAGTGGTAAAAATGTGGGTGCTTGACTGTTGCTGATTGCCCTGCACACAGAACATTTCTCTAGAAGTCCATGTAAAGACAGAATGCTTGCCCAGCATTGCAGAGTAGGCAGAGGTTTTTTGAGGTTATATACTCTACCATAACATGTTATCAAATAAATTTGCTCTGTATGTCCtgaaaagtttttccttttgatttttatttcacttttccttttttttctgaagtttgaaGAGCAGAATCCAGAGAACATGACCATCCCCATAGGATTTACATAATTCAGTTGTATAACTCAGCGGTCTCTCACTGGGGAGAATGGCTAATGGTATTAGGCAAATCAGTGTTACAATTTTCTTGACTAGAGCACAAGAGCAATATAGGAATTTTCTTCTGAGAATATGCTGAGAATACAATTCAGATAAAGTAAtgacaggaatttttttttttgagatgttcAGGCTGGCTCTGCCCCACTTGAGTTTTGTCCAGATTTCTTGAAGGTCAGTTCTGCAAGCAAACCTCCTCTATGCCTTATCTGGGACGGACAGTTTGAGAAAAGATATGCCGCTCCAGTTAatttctgctgctggttttaatGTCTGAGGAGACAGAGGCAGACTAATCAATAGCCTCTCTTTTTCAGCTGATGTTCATCTCTGTAGAACTTTGTTGCtatctttcccttctcctctgtAGACAGATTTCTTCCACGGTAAGCTAGCATCGGTTCTGCTTgaccaatgttttcttttagtgtGCCAAGTCTACCGAATGTAAGTAAAATTCAAGCCCCTATAGTCAGAACCTAGAGTCTGTAAACAGTGTATGAGATACAGAGCTTTATGTAGTATATAAGATAcagactttttgttttcttactttttactTCTGTCTATCATGACTCTAGAAAACACAGCTGAATTTCAGagataaaaagaacatttgtgTAAAAACTTGCAAAATGTCAACCAGAAAATCTCAGAGGCTTGAAAATGAGTTGCTATTTAATTATGAGAATGCTCCTTTCTAAACTAAAGAGGCTGTTTAATAATGTACTAAATGCACTTTGCTTGACCCAGTATATCATACCGTACGTGCTTAGACATTTGCTGTTTGCATGAATCACACAAACTTCTAGTGCTACCAgtccattttcatttctgtatctAATCACCTACACTTTTCCAGTGCTTACAGTTTGGTTCTTTTCCTGTAATCTTACAATACACCCACCATTCGAGCTGCAGACACCAAATCTTGAAATGAACTAAAACTAGGTGGATGGTGTCTAAACTAGCAGTCTCCTGTGGCTCACTTTGCATTTCAGAGGGTGGATCCCAGGGTGACTCTGCAGGACTTTTCACATCCTGCTCTTGATTCAATAACTGGAGGGCCACATTTTAGTCTCAGCATGCATACAGCTCCCTGTGAGGGGAATGGGATTGCTTGTGTACATAAAAGCCTAGAATTTAGGCTCTTccatataaaatataaaaagctaTCAAGAAATGGTTACACCAAATAACACACAGCTAGACTTCAAGGTACAAGGGTTTGATCTTCCTGAAGCTAGCGGGACCTTTCCAGACAGACATTAGAAGTGAAATCAGGcttattttgttaaattaaCCTCCCTCAAGAGGCCTCGTATTGATCATTCATTAGTGGCAAGGCAAAGTGTCTATCTGCAGTCAGCGGGATGTGTCTTACGGAACTTAAGCAAATGCATGAAGTGACACGTATATTCTCTTCCAAAGAATTACTTTGTGTTACAAAATAAGACCTTTAAAAATTGATAAACCCAAAACTTTGAAGTGCgggaaagagaaaattctctACAAATGCCGAAAAGAGAATTAGTGTTGGAACTTTTCAACACAGCTGTTTCAGAAATGGGAGGAGCATCCTTGTGGTAAAAAATTTCCTGTGAGATTTTGTATGAAGTGCATCTCATGTACACAGCGCTTTGAAGTATCTGTTCTGCTATTTAAGGTGCTGTTATGTAGGTGGTGCATAAAAGTCCTCTTGCTAATAGTGTTGCCCTGAAGATAGTTTTCTGCTATAAATCTGTCTTCACTAATGAGAACATCTGTAATTACAGAAGAGGCACTTGGCTTCATTAGCAGCTCCAGCCTGCAAGGGATCAGCATAGCACTGACATCATTGCTGTCTCTTCTTATTGGCTTTATTTTGGGAGCCATATACTGGAAGGTAAGAAATATTGCATTTAATTGTTTACATAGTGATACTACATTTCGTAGCTATGGGGAGGCGGGAAGAACAGAACCATTCTGCATTTGAAAGCAAGAGACATCTCTTTTGATCTTCGCTGAACTGTGTGACATGCCAATGTAAATCTATGTTGTCAAATTCTTGAATTCCACCACCAAAGTGCAAATCCTGTCTTATCAGCATGATAACTGTCtaactggaaattaaaaacaagggATTACCTCAATTTCCCAGTTCTTCTATTATATCTCGAGAAGAGgattcttttgcttttgcccCTTGTGCCTCTGCCTACAATACAAAGGCTTTGATAGTAAAATTATACCAGTAGAAGATGTATGTTAGAGGTCAAGATTTGGCCTACAATTTGCAAGATGACCTTGGTAATGAAAATCTGAAGCAAACTGAAACATACAATTGTTTAGGGCGTTGGTAAAGAAAGCTTtagaatatttatatttaatgcatttttctccctaGAAAACACATCCCAAATCCAGACCAGAAAGTGATGAAACTACACAGTGTCATGACTGTCAAGAGGAAAATGAGATAAGGTATATTGTTTCACTTTATATACGTATATAGAAATGTAAGTTTATCTTTGAGAGCTACTTCCTGAAGGTTTCTCTCTAGCTCTAAgacaaccaccaaaaaaaccaaacacaagtTTCTTGCTGTAGAGGCAATATGTCTGCTTAGGGTGTGTCCTTCAAAGAAGCTTCTAGTTTGAATATCAAAATTGATATGGAGAAGATTTCTGCATAGAAAATTTTATTAAGGGGACattacttttactttttctgtcctTATTCCCACTGTGAGAAAGGATTGCTGAGACCCATAGGggaagcaacaaaaaaaaaaaaaaaaaagaaaattttgttaTTTGCTGTGTGGTGTAAAGCTAGGTTGAtattatgtaaaaaaataagaaaacaatgtCTTCCTGGCTGTGTTCCTAAATccttctaaatattttttacattaacatttttatgttctttcacttttttaCATTCCCCAGGGTATGTGTATATAAGCATCTGTGGTTTCCaggcctttttttaatgttcgTAGAAAGTTAATGAGAACTCATTCAAATCCTAATAACTTCCTAAGGTCATCCTGGAATGATTCACGGCTCTATTCATACTTAAACTCTTCTTTATCtgattttaaagcagaaaaatttcTGTGTAACTCAGTCAATCAAATATACCTTAGAAATAACAGTTGAAGACATTCAAAGTTGCTCAGGCATGACTTGGGCAAAGAAGTCTGTGAAATTCATAGAAGGACTTAGGGATATTTCAAGTTAGAATAGTTCATGCTAAAGCACTTTGAGAATATGATCTAACCTCATATTTTAGGGTGTGTGTTTGGTCAAATTTTAACTATGAGAGATTAAGGGGAAGATCTGATGCAGATGGCAGAAGGTCACATCTTATCCCGTAGGCTTCTCGCACTGTGCAAAATGCCTGGTGCTGCCTGCCGTTGAAGGCAGAAATAGGCAAGGTTCTGATCTAGCAGTTTGATCCCAGGAGCTGAAATTTTCAGTGTTCAAACTTTCTAGAATAATAAAttcttaaattttcttcatGTACAGTACATAGAATGGAAGACTCTGTATTCACCACATATATTAGTTGCTACAAATAACtcatcctgcacctcatcctCACAGGTATTAAAACTTGTGAAATGGAACATGCATCTTCCTTTTAACTTCACAGGAAAtataaaacattgttttataggaagacaagaggaaagaggaaacaatTAGTTAAATGCAGGAGATGGCCTTAACAGGAACTATAAACAGGTTACATTCTCCATCAGATGTCTTCTTAAATATATGGCatatggtttttttctccctcttccctgaGAAATTTGTAATATTCATATGTAACTAGGAAGACCTAATAGCAAACATAAATTCAAATACATTGGGTTCCCTTTTATTGTAACTAACGGATAAACCCTTCCATTCTATTTCCTTGAAACACTAGCGTTGTAGTAAtaatgtacctttttttttcccagtatgttgcagcaaaaagaaaaggaacatctaCAAGTGTAGctgttgctttttctccctCAACACTGTTACTGTTTCGTGTACTGGTAAGTTATTATGGTTGAGAGTCTTACCATAGGCTTAACTTTTGGCTGTTGAAATATAAAGTGATTCAGAGtccattttggggaaaaaaataaaataaaacaaaacttgttATCAGTAGGCTTCATTTGTACCTAAGATCTCTAGCAGCTAATGTAATTAATCCTGTAGCGTTAATGTAGGCATTCgatttttaaactgaatgttacaaaatgaaatatgcTGGAATTCCAAAATGAAGGACAGCTACTGCTTCTCCTTTTTGGCATGAGAGCCGATATGGAGAAGTCTTCAGCTGTTGTCCTACAGCTGTTTCAAAGCAGCATGACCTAAAAAACATAGTCCTTAAACTAGCAGGTGAGTGTAGGAAAACAGGCCAAGTAGAGCTGAGCTTCTATTAATTGTTGCTTACTTGGCACATTTTGCAGTCTCTGTAGCCTTATCAGATACCTCATCCTTGCTTTAGTATGTAAGAGTGAGCAGCAAAGCTGAGCGAGCTTTCTCAGTCTCAGCTGTCCTCTGCAGAGCGGCGCACGTCTCTGGCAAGGGGCTTCTTCCCGCAGGAGTCGTGCTGTACGT contains:
- the KITLG gene encoding kit ligand isoform X2: MKKAQTWIVTCFCLQLLLLNPLVKAQSSCGNPVTDDVNDIAKLVGNLPNDYMITLKYVPKMDSLPNHCWLHLMVPEFSRSLHNLLQKFSDISDMSDVLSNYSIINNLTRIINDLMACLAFDKNKDFIKENGHLYEEGHFIPEDFFRHFNSTIEVYKEFADMLDKNDCVLPSTVETPENEEALGFISSSSLQGISIALTSLLSLLIGFILGAIYWKKTHPKSRPESDETTQCHDCQEENEISMLQQKEKEHLQV
- the KITLG gene encoding kit ligand isoform X1; translation: MKKAQTWIVTCFCLQLLLLNPLVKAQSSCGNPVTDDVNDIAKLVGNLPNDYMITLKYVPKMDSLPNHCWLHLMVPEFSRSLHNLLQKFSDISDMSDVLSNYSIINNLTRIINDLMACLAFDKNKDFIKENGHLYEEGHFIPEDFFRHFNSTIEVYKEFADMLDKNDCVLPSTVETPENDSRVAVTKTFLFPPVAASSLRNDSIGSNTSSNKEALGFISSSSLQGISIALTSLLSLLIGFILGAIYWKKTHPKSRPESDETTQCHDCQEENEISMLQQKEKEHLQV